The stretch of DNA AGGAAGTTCGGGGTGGGGCTGATGGTAGCGAGCCAGCGCGTGGTGGGCCTCGACAAGGACGTGCTCAGCCAGTGCGGGACCAAGATCGTCCTGAGGATGGACAGCGCCACCGACCTCGCCATGCTGAAGCCTCTCCTCGGCTCCAGCCTGCGCCTCGTCCCGCACCTGCCCCGCGGCATCGCCCTGGTCGCCGGAGTAGCGGTCAGGTACCCTGTGCTCGTCAAGGTGAGGCCTAGGAAAGGCTAGCCCAGCTGCCTGCAGACGCGCCTGTAGTAGCAGTAGCCGCACTTCCAGCTAGCCTGCCTCGGGGGCGGCTTAGGGGCCTCGAGGTCGCGCCTCATCCGCTGGGCGAGGGAGGCCACGTAGCTCCTGAGGGAGGGCGTCACCCGCACTTCCACCCACCTGCCCGAGCCCACGATCAGGACGGAGTCCGCCGTGGCCCTGAGGGTCTCCTCCGCCAGGAGGGCGTACGCTACGCCCTGGGCTAGGACGTGGCGAAGCCTGCCGTAGAGCGAGCGCCGGGAGACGTCGCTCAGAGCCTTGACCTCCACAACCCTGACGAGGCTGCCGCGCCTCAGCACCGCGTCCGCGTAGCCGTGGAGCCCCAGCCTCCTGCTCCTCACGTAGAGGTTCCTCAGGAGCTCCCAGCCCGCGGGCGGCCTCAGCTCCGGAAGCCCCGCCTCCCCCGCGGCCCTCATGGAGGGGGTGACGTAGTCCCCGCCGAGCCTGAGCTGGAGGTACGCGTACCTAGGGCAGTAGGCGTACTCCTTGAGGAGGGCGACGGGGAGCAGACCCGCCTCCTCCAGGCTATACGACGACACGCGCCTCACCCCCGAGCGGGGCCATGGGCCTCCCGGCTACCAGCGCGCGCTCGAGGCTCTCGTCGGGGACGACCAGCACGATGACGCTGTCGCCCTCCTGGGTGACGTGCCTCTGCGCCACCCTGTAGACGTCCTTCGCGAACGCGTAGCCGCCCCTGCCCACGAAGACGCTCCGCTGGACCCGGGTGAGGGACAGCCCGAGCAGGCGCGAGGAGAGCCTCAGCCTGTCGGCGTCGTCGCTTATGTCGTACACGACCACGACCCTCATCCCATCCTCGCCCTGAAGCCCACGTACTCCTCAAGCTCGCCCCTGAGGTAGCTGGCGAGCTCGGACGCCTTCCTGACGATGATGTCGTCCAGCGTCGCCCTCCCCGCTCTGTAGGGGAACTCCCTCCCCAGCGCATCCAGGACTGCTGCAGCCACCCTCCTCCTCGAGTCCCTGTCCAAGATCCCGTTCGAGGCCGTGAGCACGAGCCGGGCGAAGATCAGGGCCTTGTCGACGACCGGCCTGAACTGCTCGATAAAGTCGTAGACCAGGGTCCTCTGCCCGCTCTTCATCGCGTGCATGAAGCCCGCGTAGGGGTCGAGGCCGACGAGGAGGAGCGCCCTCTCGCACCTCGCGTAGAGTATCCCGTAGCCGTAGTTGAGCGCCATGTTGAACACGTCGAGCCCCTGCGGGTCCCTGCCCGTGAAGCCGTAGCTCTCGGGGAGCAGCTTCGCGACAGCCCCCCAGTACACCCTCGCGGCCTGGGCCTCGAGCTCCCTGATCTCCGCGGCGTCCGGCCTCGCGCGCCTGATCTCGTCCGCCAGGGCCTCAACCCTCTCAGCCTCAATCGCGAAGTAGTCGTCACGCCTCGACTTCGCCGCGTACCTCAAGATGCCCGCCTGGTTGCGCACCTTCGCCTCCACGATGCTCTTCGCCGCCTTAAGGCCCCGCCCGTCCACGATCGCCCTGTACTGCGCCACCCTCGTCGCGGCGGTCTTGTTGATCGTCGGCGGGTAAACGCGGGCCACCGGGTGCCCGTGGGCCCCGAGGAGCGTGACGTCGACCCCGTGGGCCGCGAGGGCCTGCAGGGCTGCGGAGGTGATGCTCGCCGCCCTCGTCGCGATCACCACCGAGTCGTAGACCGCCGGGGAGAGCTCCACAGCCTCGCCGTCGCTAGTCCGCAGCACCACCCTGCCCCTCTCCACCCTCACCCTGCACGGCTTAGACACGAAGAGCAGCATGGCACACCGCCCTCCAGGGGCACCACTCCGGGCAGTCGTCCGCCACCCCAGGGTCCTCGCGCGACTCAACGACCCGCGCCACGTAGTCCCTAGCCTCGAGGAAGCGGCCCCTCACCGAGTCGTCGAGGACGACGGTCCTCCAAGTTATCCTCCCGCCCGCGAACTGCGCCACCACCCCGTAGTTCACGGGGTTGCTCGTCAGCGCCTCTACCGCGAGCGCGTAGGCGGTCACCGCCAGCTCCTTGCGCTCCAGCCCGTTCCCCGTGACGAAGTCCACTGGCACGCCGCCCACCAGCAGGTCGGGCCTAACCGTGTCCGAGAGCCCCACCAGGCTACCCGGCAGCTCCGGCTCGACCGCCACAGGTAGCCTGGCGCCGCCCACGCCCCACGCGCTAGCCAGGGCGAAGGCCTCGTCGAAGACCCTCGACGCGGCCGCCCTTAGGTCCCTCGGAGCCCCCCTCAGCAGCCTAGCCTTAGCCCTCGACGCCTCCTCCACGCTCACCCGGCCCCTCAGCGCCAGCCTGAACGGCTCGAGGAAAGCCTCGTGCAGGAGCCTCCCCACCTGCAGCACCCCGTCGCCCTGAGGCCTCAGCCCCCTGACCCTCCTCAGGTACGCGTCGCGCTTCGTCGGGCAAGGCGAGGAAACCTCGCTCACAGTCGGCATGAAGCCGTGCCTCGCCCCCACCTGCTCGAGCCTCCAGCCCCTCAGCTCCACCACGAGGTCACCGGCCACGACGCCCCTCACCTTACCCCAGACAGTCCACGGGAACATAGTTTTCCACTAGGAAATGCATTTCAAACGGTACAAATAAATCTAACCCACGAGAGCATAAAGAGAGACACAAGCCAAGACCTTTTCGAAACATTTTGCAAAAGCACCAGCAGAACGTCTTAAGTTTATTTTCAACAGTGAAAAATTTAGCTATATTTAAGGTTTTCTCTGGGAAGAGAATGCTGGAACATAACCGAGTTATCTTATTAATCAAGTTTCATTAGCGATGCGAACATTTAAAATAGAGGGAGGGTTAGGAATCACAACCACGGGAAGAGATAAGCCTGAAAACGCGTGTTCGCACGAGAACAAGGAACAGGCTAAAAAGGAACATTTAAATAGCCCCTCCCACAACGCTTAACGGCAGAAGTCAAGAGACAATTGAAAGTTAAACATACCGTTATACTACGACCCCGAGACGCGCAAATTCCGCAGCAGAAGTCAAGAGACAATTGAAAGGTGATCGCCTACGACGCCGTGCGGGACCGAGTCCTTGCCCGCAGAAGTCAAGAGACAATTGAAAGTCCGCGTCCGCTAGGCTGGCCTGGCCCTGCAGGTAGGCGTCGCAGAAGTCAAGAGACAATTGAAAGCATCAACCCCGTAATCAGCTTCTCAGCCTCACTGTCACGTGCGCAGAAGTCAAGAGACAATTGAAAGGCGTTGTCCTTCGGCACCGTGCAGAAGGGACAGCGCGCGCAGAAGTCAAGAGACAATTGAAAGTTCTGAGCCCGCTTCGGGGGGCGGGCGATGAGAGAGGGCAGAAGTCAAGAGACAATTGAAAGTCACGCCTAATCTCCTCAAGCTTCTTTCTCACATCATCAGGCAGCAGAAGTCAAGAGACAATTGAAAGTAATGCTACTCAGCTCTCGGTTAAGGACTATCTGAAGAAATACGCAGAAGTCAAGAGACAATTGAAAGCGGATACACGGTTGACGTGGACTCGGCTCTCGGCAAGATCCGCAGAAGTCAAGAGACAATTGAAAGATCGGCTATCGCATTTATCTCCTGCTGGGAGTAGCCCATCTGCCTCAGCAGAAGTCAAGAGACAATTGAAAGTCAGTTGCGGTTATGCATGCGAGCGAGGATGTCCGAGCAGAAGTCAAGAGACAATTGAAAGTGCCATCTCCTGGGCTGTTTTCCTGCTGCTCAGCAGGAGGCTCCTGAGCAGAAGTCAAGAGACAATTGAAAGAAGAGCGGCATAGCGGAGGCGGGCGGCGCGAGGGTGCTCGCGCGCAGAAGTCAAGAGACAATTGAAAGACTCGTCATCTAGACACCCTCTTGAACTGGTAGACCCGGCAGAAGTCAAGAGACAATTGAAAGTCTAAGCAGAGGGGTAACGAGGTTGTGATCGCGACCAAGGATCTGCAGAAGTCAAGAGACAATTGAAAGCAGTACTTCTTCTTCCACTCCACCAGCTGGCGAACCTGCAGAAGTCAAGAGACAATTGAAAGTTACCCTTCCAGGCGAGCACCACGGGTATCACGCGGTTCATGACGTGCAGAAGTCAAGAGACAATTGAAAGGGCTCTCGAAGCGCGTCCTCGAGGTATGGGTTGACTCGCAGAAGTCAAGAGACAATTGAAAGTCGCCTACAGTTGTCCAGTTGTACCTAGGCAACAGCTCCCGCAGAAGTCAAGAGACAATTGAAAGAATGTGCAAACAGACCCCTCAACTGCCACGCGTGTTGTACGCAGAAGTCAAGAGACAATTGAAAGACTATAAAACACAATTCCTTTTTTTACCCATCTTTTCTCAGGTGAGGCAGAAGTCAAGAGACAATTGAAAGCCTTCTACTTCCTTCTACTACTACTTCCATAGGAAGACCTCGAAAGCAGAAGTCAAGAGACAATTGAAAGACCGCTTTGAATCACAACGATTTTGTAAACATAACTTATAGGCAGAAGTCAAGAGACAATTGAAAGATAGAATAGATGGGCCTTCTCCCCTGCGAGTCTATCCCTACGGGCAGAAGTCAAGAGACAATTGAAAGGCCAAGGTTGCGGGCACCTAGAATGACCCGCAACTGGATCCAGCAGAAGTCAAGAGACAATTGAAAGCTCAAGAAGCGTGAGAGCCAACTTGAGCTGCTCTAGGAGAGCAGAAGTCAAGAGACAATTGAAAGCTGCTCAGGCCCAACACCGCGGTGAACATCAAAGTCACGGCAGAAGTCAAGAGACAATTGAAAGTAGGCGATGTATAGGTAGGTCAGCGCGGCTACGGCGGCTGCCGCGCAGAAGTCAAGAGACAATTGAAAGACGGAGCTATCCATATCCACATGGTGCTCTTCGGTGTGAGGAGGAAGTCAAGAGACAATTGAAAGTCTTATGAAATCCGATCGGTTCACGTAAATGCCGGCCTCGGAGGAAGTCAAGAGACAATTGAAAGTGGGTTGTCTCCCTGAGTGGCAAAATGACAAAGCTCTGCGAGGAAGTCAAGAGACAATTGAAAGCTACGACTGGGACAACACCTCCGCCATCGTCGCGCTGGGAGGAAGTCAAGAGACAATTGAAAGGGGTCAATCTCCTCTAGGGGAGCTATTCGTGAGAGAAGGAAAAGAGGAAGTCAAGAGAGAATTGAAAGGACAGCCGTGTTACTCTGGGTGCTTGAGAACGTGGGGCAGAGGAAGTCAAGAGACAATTGAAAGGATCCCTAGTTCTTACGCGCCGAGACGTTTTATATGTTTATTTGAGGAAGTCAAGAGACAATTGAAAGAACTCCCTGTTGAAAGCGAAGCCGCTGGGGTGACGGTGGATGGGTGAAGAAGTCAAGAGACAATTGAAAGAAGCTCGCTGAGGTTCCACATGACGTTGTAGACGGTCTCGAAGAAGTCAAGAGACAATTGAAAGTGTCGGATAGGGAGAGCTTGCCGTGCTCGGAAAGCAGCTTTCAATTGTGAAGAAGTCAAGAGACAATTGAAAAGCAGGACGACACGGCTGGGGTGCGATAGAGATATGTTTTTCGCCCCCGATTCTTCTTCGAGGTAGTGTGGGCAGGCTGTTTGTCGTAACGCTGGGTTTTGACGAGAAGTTCGCTGTGCGTGCTCTGATGAGGAGGGGGGTTGGTAGGGATGACGCGGTAGTGGTCTTTCTTCCACGCGAGGAGTCTAGGGACGAGAGGGCGGCGAGGGCGCTGGAGGCGCTGAGGGGTATCGTCGAGGGCCTAGTTCAGGGCGGGTTGAGGGAGGTAGAGCTGAACGTTGGGGACTTCGTCTCCGCGGTGGCGGCTGTCAGGTCGACGGTCCGCGAGTACGGTGCCTCCGAGGTCTACGGGAGCCTGAGCGGGGGGATGAGGGCGCTCGTGGTGGAGGTCCTGCTGGGGCTCATGATGCTCGAGGGGGTCAGGGTCTTCGTCGACGTTGACCTCGAGTCGCTGAGGGGCTACGTCTCGATACCGCTACACGTCTTCAAGGCGCCGAGGAGGGATAGGTGGATTTCCATCCTCAGGGCGCTGGAGGAGGCGGGGGGTGTGAGGGGCGTCTCGGCGGTAACGGGCTACTCGCCGGCCACGGTGAGCAGGGAGATTAAGCAGATGAAAGCCCTGGGACTCGTGGACGAGGAGCTCAGGTTGACCGAGGCCGGTAGGCTCTACCTGCGAATACACTCCGCTTGATGTTTCACGATTCAGGAAAGCCTGGTCTCAAGGCTCGCTTCTTCGTCTCGACTTCCTCAAAAATCCTGCCTCTCAGCGGCTACCTGCGTTTCATCTATCTGGAACATTCTCAGTCTTATTTCACTAAGATTGAACACTCTATGAAACAAAAAGCTTATTAACGGCCTTGCAGCCTTATTGAGTGGTGAAAGCATGGGCTCGAAATGGGTTGATGTGAAAGAGTTCGAGGGGATAGTCAAGATGCTGCGCTTCTTCGCGGCCATCCGGAACTACAGCTTCGTCGACCGCGTCGGCAACGCCCTTAACCCCGAGACCGTCGAGGTCGCTATCAGGGACGCGCTGAGGACTTTCACCTCGATCTACGACTCCGCCGCGTCCGACGAGAAGGGTTTCCGCTACTTCGAGCTCGAGGAGGCCGGAGCTAAGAGGAAGGTCTACCTGCCTGCGAAGCCGCGCGAGGATGAGGTCGCGAGCTTCGTGAGGGCGGTCTGGGAGGATGTGGGCGTTGCTAGGCGCGTGGCGATCATGGCTATGAGCGTCCCGGCGAGGGAGGCTGAGGGGTGATGGGCGTGCTGTCGTTCCTGAGCCTTGGGGTTAGGTTCGAGGCGAACGTCGAGGCCCTGAACATGGTTGAGGTCAGCGGCAACTACGCGAGGCACAGGAGGGTACCCTACATCATCACCGAGGGCGGGAAGCCCAAGGTAGTGTACGTGCCGGCAGTCAGCGGGGAGAGCCTGGCGCACGCGTACCAGGAGCTGCTCGCCGAGGAGGCTAAGTCGCTCAACCTGCCTGTGTGCTCGTACTGCTCAGCCGGGGAGTTCCTCAAGTCGATGGACGAGGAGCACGCGAGCGAGAAGTTCGGTGGCAAGGTCCCGAAGCTCAGCCAGAGGGCGAAGAAGGAGGAGCTGATCAGGGTCGTGAACGAGATAGAGGCTGGGATCGTGAGGGGGTGCGTGGTCGAGGACGTAGGGGGGTTCCTCTACGCGGAGAAGCCCCCGGTGAAGAGGACGTCGAGGTTCGCCGTGAGCTACGCGCTCCCCATCAAGTCGATGGCGACCTACGCGACGCTGGAGCCCCAGCTCCACGCGCGCCACGCTAGGACCACTGGGGAGAGGAGGGAGGGGGCGGCCGAGCAGATGATATACTACGTGGAGAGCGGCACGGCGATCTACGCGTTCACCTTCAACCTCGACCTGGCCGGGATCGGAGTGAGCAGCTACTCCGGGGCGCAGCTCGTCGAGGACGTGGGCAAGAGGCGGCTGGCCGCCGTCAGGGCCCTGTACAGGATGCTGTCTTCCCAGGGCTTCGGCGCGAAGCTCTCGCGCTTCTTTCCAGTGGGCGGGATAGTCTCGCTGGTCGCGACGCTCACTGAGAGGCCTTTCACGGTCACCTCGCCCATATACGACGACTTCGCCACCTCGACGAGGCAGAGGCTCGAGAGGGTGAAAGCCACCTTCGGCGAGAAGGCCCTCTACTTCGAGATGGGGGCCGAGGGCTACAGGACCCCTGAGGACGTGCTGAGCGCCGTGATCGAGGCCCTCAAGCAGGAGGGCACGGTGTAGGGTGCGTGCGCATTGGGCGCGGCTTTTTCTCTACGCTACGTCCTAGCCGTTCTGAGGCCGCACGGCGTGGTGTCCCTGAGGGTTCAGCCGCAGAGCAAGGCCCGCGTCAGCCTGAAGCACCCACCCCCAAGCTCCCTGCTTGGCGCCCTCTCCTATTCCCTCGCCCGGGAAGACGGAAGGGAGGTCGTGTTCAGGGACGGGCACGTCGAGCCGAGGAGCGCCGAGTTCAGGGACTTAATCGAGCACGTAGCTGTGGCCGTCTCGGGTGAGGGCTACTCCTACGGCTCCCTCTACAAGATAAACGAGTACTACCGCGGGGAGGCCCTTCAGGCCGTGACGGCCCTCATGAACACCTTCCTCTACGGGGAGGGCGACTTCGCCATAAAAGCCCTGTTCGTTCTCAGCGGGAGGTGCGACGGGGACTGCGCCAGGCTCGTCGAGAGGGCAGCGTGGGGGATCTCGAGGCTCGGCTCGAGGGAGTCGCTGGTGAGCGTGGAGCGCGTCTCCTCTGGTGTAGGCAGGGTGCTCGCGGTCGACGAGGTGGAGACGGAGTACTCCTTCGAGTGGAGGGAGGGGGTTAGCCTGGAGGGCTCCTACGACGTGGTCTTCACAGCCGACTGGCGCTCGGTGCTGGGCAATATAGCCTCCGCGCCGAGAATTAGGGTCGTCTACCCCAGAGGCAGGGTCAGGGTGAGGGGTAAAGGCATGAAGGTCTTCCAGTTCGACGAGGGGGTGGTTGTCCTTTGAGCGCGCCTGTACTCACCTCGGGGCTACTCACGGAGGTCATGGCCCAGGGGCTTGCGTACATCTACTTGCAGGGCCTCGTCGACGCCCAGCTCGAGGAGAAGGAGGTGAATGAGCGGGTTGCCGACGTTCTTGAGAGAAAGGCCGAGGAGCTGAGTGGGGAAGATATCACCAGTAGCGCAGTGACGGGCCACTTCAAGGATCACTACTTCTCGCCGGATGATGGCGTCCTCGTGAAGTGGTACGGGGGCGGCGAGCAGCCAACTGAGTACGCGAGGCTCATGCTGTACGTCATGGAGGGGACGGCCAGGCTCCTCCGCCAGGACCAGGTCTCCTTCCTCAGAAGCCTAGGGAGCGTGGAGGGGTTAAGCTTCGGGGAGCCCTTCAGGGGGAAGCTGGCGATAGTCCCCGCTATCTTGAAGCAGGCCGAGTTCTACGAGAAGCAGACGGTGTTTATGAGCCCCACAAGCGGTCCAGAGGCTGACCTCCTCGTGGACCCGGTGTGGTTTGCCATTCTGGCGCTGGGCTTCATGCTGGGGTTTGGCGGCTACTACGACGGGGCTTACCACGTGTTCACGAAGCCCGGGCTGCCCCTCACCCTTGAGGGCCTGAGCTCGCTGCACACGCCCACTCTCTCCAGGATGCTGGAGGGCTTGGAGCTAGTGTCGAAGCTGAGCAGGGATGTGAGGCCGTCGCCGGCATCCGAAGAGGTGTTCTCCATCCAGATGGCGATGGGTGTGGCTGAGAGCGGCCGGTCCGTTAGCCCTGAGGCCTTCCCGCTTAACCTCTACGTTGTGGAGTTCGTGGCGAACACGTACACCGTGACCAGGAGCCTGAGCGTGGACCTGGAGCCTCTCGTGGCCTACCTCAACTCGTACCTGGGCGAGCTCAGGAAGCTTACACTCGAAGTGGTTCGCGAAGAGCCCCTTGAGCCGCTAAAGGTGATCGTGAGGCATGCCGTCGAAGACCTCACGGGTAGGGGGGTTTCCGGGGAGCCCGTGTTCTACCTCTTCGTGAAGGACTTCTACCGCGCCGTAGTCTCGAGGAACGCGGCGCTGCTGGAGGACGCGCTCCTCAGGTTCCTGAGGAGGCTAGACGTTGCGATCCGCAACAGAGAGCTACGGGCGGAGGCCGCTCAGAGGCTCATGGCGTTCAGGAGCGAGCAGAACGTGCAGGCCATGCTCAAGGCGATCGCGTAGTGGCCCCGATGCCCGGCGGCAACATCCTGATTGACGCCTACAGAGCCGTGGAAAGTAAGGTGAGCAGGGAGGGGGACGTTAGGCGCCCGCTGCTCGAGCAGTTCTTCGAGCACGCGGGCGAGGTGCTCGAGGGGGGCCGCAGTTTCCTAGCCGTTGTGAACGCGCCCACGGGTTACGGGAAGACCACGCTGAGCCTCGCCTCAGCCCTCGCGGCGGCCACGCGCGCCAGGTACTTCTCAAAGGTCGTGCACGTCCTGCCCTTGAGGTCCATCGTGGAGGACGTTGCCGGTAAGGCCGCCAGGGTTCTGGGCGGGGAGGCCGTCGGCGTTAAGATGATGGGTGTGAGCTGGGAGGTCTTCCACGCCTTCCCCCTCAACGTGACGACTGTGGATACATTCACCTTCGACCTCCTGAGGCTGAACACGAAGAAGCTGCAGCGGGTGAGGATGGGGGAGGAGTTCGGGTACGACTTCCTCACCCAGGCCAGCCTCTTGAACTCGCTGGTGGTGCTGGACGAGGCCCACTACGCGCTCGAGGAGGAGTACATGAGGGACGCGTTCTACATGGTCCTCGACTTCCTCCTCCGCGTGGGCGTCCCGGTGGTGGTGATGACCGCCACGCTCTCCAAAGGCTACGAGGAGCTCCTCCGCAAGCTTGCACGGGAAAGCGAGGTAGAGTTCCTCAAGTGTGAGCCGCTGACTGGAGACCCATTCGTGGAGAGCGAGAGCGGGAAGTCGATCCGCCTGGGCTTCGCCCCCACCGCCGAGGCCCTCGAGAAGGCCCTCGGCTACAGGAGAGTCCTGGTCGTGGCGAACAACCCCGCGAGGGCTACGTGCATCTACGAGAGGCTTCGCGGCTCGCGGAGGAACGTGCTGCTACTCCACGGGCGGATGAAGCCCTTCCACAAGAGGGAGGTT from Infirmifilum sp. NZ encodes:
- the csa5 gene encoding type I-A CRISPR-associated protein Csa5 → MGSKWVDVKEFEGIVKMLRFFAAIRNYSFVDRVGNALNPETVEVAIRDALRTFTSIYDSAASDEKGFRYFELEEAGAKRKVYLPAKPREDEVASFVRAVWEDVGVARRVAIMAMSVPAREAEG
- the cas4 gene encoding CRISPR-associated protein Cas4; translated protein: MSSYSLEEAGLLPVALLKEYAYCPRYAYLQLRLGGDYVTPSMRAAGEAGLPELRPPAGWELLRNLYVRSRRLGLHGYADAVLRRGSLVRVVEVKALSDVSRRSLYGRLRHVLAQGVAYALLAEETLRATADSVLIVGSGRWVEVRVTPSLRSYVASLAQRMRRDLEAPKPPPRQASWKCGYCYYRRVCRQLG
- the cas4a gene encoding type I-A CRISPR-associated protein Cas4/Csa1, with product MFPWTVWGKVRGVVAGDLVVELRGWRLEQVGARHGFMPTVSEVSSPCPTKRDAYLRRVRGLRPQGDGVLQVGRLLHEAFLEPFRLALRGRVSVEEASRAKARLLRGAPRDLRAAASRVFDEAFALASAWGVGGARLPVAVEPELPGSLVGLSDTVRPDLLVGGVPVDFVTGNGLERKELAVTAYALAVEALTSNPVNYGVVAQFAGGRITWRTVVLDDSVRGRFLEARDYVARVVESREDPGVADDCPEWCPWRAVCHAALRV
- the cas5a gene encoding type I-A CRISPR-associated protein Cas5a, which gives rise to MGAAFSLRYVLAVLRPHGVVSLRVQPQSKARVSLKHPPPSSLLGALSYSLAREDGREVVFRDGHVEPRSAEFRDLIEHVAVAVSGEGYSYGSLYKINEYYRGEALQAVTALMNTFLYGEGDFAIKALFVLSGRCDGDCARLVERAAWGISRLGSRESLVSVERVSSGVGRVLAVDEVETEYSFEWREGVSLEGSYDVVFTADWRSVLGNIASAPRIRVVYPRGRVRVRGKGMKVFQFDEGVVVL
- the cas8a2 gene encoding type I-A CRISPR-associated protein Cas8a2/Csx9 → MSAPVLTSGLLTEVMAQGLAYIYLQGLVDAQLEEKEVNERVADVLERKAEELSGEDITSSAVTGHFKDHYFSPDDGVLVKWYGGGEQPTEYARLMLYVMEGTARLLRQDQVSFLRSLGSVEGLSFGEPFRGKLAIVPAILKQAEFYEKQTVFMSPTSGPEADLLVDPVWFAILALGFMLGFGGYYDGAYHVFTKPGLPLTLEGLSSLHTPTLSRMLEGLELVSKLSRDVRPSPASEEVFSIQMAMGVAESGRSVSPEAFPLNLYVVEFVANTYTVTRSLSVDLEPLVAYLNSYLGELRKLTLEVVREEPLEPLKVIVRHAVEDLTGRGVSGEPVFYLFVKDFYRAVVSRNAALLEDALLRFLRRLDVAIRNRELRAEAAQRLMAFRSEQNVQAMLKAIA
- the cas1 gene encoding CRISPR-associated endonuclease Cas1, producing MLLFVSKPCRVRVERGRVVLRTSDGEAVELSPAVYDSVVIATRAASITSAALQALAAHGVDVTLLGAHGHPVARVYPPTINKTAATRVAQYRAIVDGRGLKAAKSIVEAKVRNQAGILRYAAKSRRDDYFAIEAERVEALADEIRRARPDAAEIRELEAQAARVYWGAVAKLLPESYGFTGRDPQGLDVFNMALNYGYGILYARCERALLLVGLDPYAGFMHAMKSGQRTLVYDFIEQFRPVVDKALIFARLVLTASNGILDRDSRRRVAAAVLDALGREFPYRAGRATLDDIIVRKASELASYLRGELEEYVGFRARMG
- the cas7a gene encoding type I-A CRISPR-associated protein Cas7/Csa2, with the protein product MGVLSFLSLGVRFEANVEALNMVEVSGNYARHRRVPYIITEGGKPKVVYVPAVSGESLAHAYQELLAEEAKSLNLPVCSYCSAGEFLKSMDEEHASEKFGGKVPKLSQRAKKEELIRVVNEIEAGIVRGCVVEDVGGFLYAEKPPVKRTSRFAVSYALPIKSMATYATLEPQLHARHARTTGERREGAAEQMIYYVESGTAIYAFTFNLDLAGIGVSSYSGAQLVEDVGKRRLAAVRALYRMLSSQGFGAKLSRFFPVGGIVSLVATLTERPFTVTSPIYDDFATSTRQRLERVKATFGEKALYFEMGAEGYRTPEDVLSAVIEALKQEGTV
- the csa3 gene encoding CRISPR-associated CARF protein Csa3 produces the protein MGRLFVVTLGFDEKFAVRALMRRGVGRDDAVVVFLPREESRDERAARALEALRGIVEGLVQGGLREVELNVGDFVSAVAAVRSTVREYGASEVYGSLSGGMRALVVEVLLGLMMLEGVRVFVDVDLESLRGYVSIPLHVFKAPRRDRWISILRALEEAGGVRGVSAVTGYSPATVSREIKQMKALGLVDEELRLTEAGRLYLRIHSA
- the cas2 gene encoding CRISPR-associated endonuclease Cas2; the encoded protein is MRVVVVYDISDDADRLRLSSRLLGLSLTRVQRSVFVGRGGYAFAKDVYRVAQRHVTQEGDSVIVLVVPDESLERALVAGRPMAPLGGEARVVV
- the cas3 gene encoding CRISPR-associated helicase Cas3' codes for the protein MPGGNILIDAYRAVESKVSREGDVRRPLLEQFFEHAGEVLEGGRSFLAVVNAPTGYGKTTLSLASALAAATRARYFSKVVHVLPLRSIVEDVAGKAARVLGGEAVGVKMMGVSWEVFHAFPLNVTTVDTFTFDLLRLNTKKLQRVRMGEEFGYDFLTQASLLNSLVVLDEAHYALEEEYMRDAFYMVLDFLLRVGVPVVVMTATLSKGYEELLRKLARESEVEFLKCEPLTGDPFVESESGKSIRLGFAPTAEALEKALGYRRVLVVANNPARATCIYERLRGSRRNVLLLHGRMKPFHKREVLEGVRELEELGEPLVLVATQVVEAGVDASFDVLVTDPAPAYSLIQRMGRVARRPGDREGAVLVAEDGPYSPYEEVKVSKTLRWLRERGGGFKPRVPSTYAELLAEVHGKRATEVLPSAFRLSQVMAKLYDPMSRSLEVLEAIEKLMKREPFLREFSLPVDVDGEVILLRPIEAYRMYQRGLLEVEGATGSVDPGYFYSLAKRMALGGSVEIRFTGTYDPGRGLAECTE